The Caldisericia bacterium genome has a window encoding:
- the rpsR gene encoding 30S ribosomal protein S18, with translation MAKEGIRRFKPGKKICYFCKNRIVEIDYKDYELLRKYMTPRGKILPRRNTGTCAKHQRQLAKAIKRAREMALLPYVVY, from the coding sequence ATGGCAAAGGAAGGAATTAGAAGATTTAAACCTGGAAAAAAGATATGTTATTTTTGCAAAAATAGAATTGTAGAAATTGATTATAAGGATTACGAACTCTTAAGAAAATATATGACACCAAGAGGAAAAATTCTACCAAGAAGAAACACAGGAACTTGTGCAAAACATCAAAGACAACTTGCAAAAGCAATAAAAAGAGCAAGAGAAATGGCTCTTCTACCATATGTTGTCTATTAA
- a CDS encoding replicative DNA helicase, with protein MNEEIFGRVPPHSIEAEQATLGSILIDNEAIYKVIDFLKPEHFYRTSHQIIYETMIELFEKNEPIDLLTLSEELKKKGKLEEIGGFSYLATLTNITPTALNIDVYAKIVEDKAVLREIIKAGIDIINLAFEAEEDSGTILDKSQGYLFDIAKKRMTTPFYPLKDLLKESFDRIESLYKDKKGLPGIPTHFKKLDEILGGFHKNDLIILAARXSLGKTSLSINICVNIALKEKVPVAIFSLEMSKEQIVERILESTANVNFHKLKTSMLSDEDWVKLGRAYGPLYDAPIYIDDSSDISILEIRTKARRLKNQHNLGMVVIDYLQLMHLKTKVENRVQEISELTRSLKKLARELEIPVLVISQLSRAIEKRENKRPLLSDLRESGCLTGDTILIRGDTGELIKLKDLVDGKIKLPIPILSLDEKSLKIKNANLIKAFSSGIKKVYLLRTFSGREIKASANHPFLTFEGWKRLDQLKINEHIAVPRIIKLEGKERYSDEEIIFFAHMIGDGCYAPKQPIHYTSSDEENLKIVEKIAKNLFNINPKIIKQKNWYHIYLPSPYNLTKNRHHPFVDWLIKNDLKLAKSFEKELPDSFMNLTDKKICTFLKHLWSTDGNISYVKTKTGKESISIYYSSSSKKLITQIQYLLLRLGIISTIRGKKKNNYRTNWVLEIQGKENQLKFLNLIGSYGAKGNKIFELIKLIKKKKENPNNDIIPKTVWNLIKYEKDKINYSWRNISKLLGVSYSGSIFENNLSRHRLNKYAEILNSEKLNNLSQSDIYWDRVKEIIELYEDEVYDVTVEETHNFIANNIFVHNSIEQDADVVMFLNKEDDDIGKEHSIVELIVAKNRNGPLGKLKLKFLKNYAKFTEIEYREEEKGEEVPF; from the coding sequence ATGAACGAAGAAATTTTTGGGAGGGTTCCTCCTCATAGTATTGAAGCAGAACAAGCAACTTTAGGATCTATTTTAATAGATAATGAAGCAATCTATAAAGTAATAGATTTTCTTAAACCAGAACATTTTTATAGAACATCACATCAGATTATTTATGAAACAATGATTGAACTTTTTGAAAAAAACGAGCCAATAGATTTACTTACTCTTTCTGAAGAACTTAAAAAGAAAGGAAAATTAGAAGAAATTGGTGGTTTTAGTTATCTAGCAACATTAACAAATATAACACCAACTGCATTAAATATCGATGTATATGCAAAAATTGTTGAAGACAAAGCTGTTTTAAGAGAAATAATCAAAGCAGGAATAGATATTATAAATCTGGCATTCGAGGCAGAAGAAGATAGCGGAACTATCTTAGATAAAAGTCAAGGTTATCTCTTCGATATAGCAAAAAAAAGAATGACAACACCATTTTATCCATTAAAAGATCTATTAAAAGAATCTTTTGATAGAATCGAATCTCTATATAAAGATAAAAAAGGTCTTCCTGGAATTCCAACTCACTTTAAAAAGCTTGATGAAATTTTAGGTGGATTTCATAAAAATGACTTAATTATTCTTGCCGCAAGANCCTCTCTTGGAAAAACTTCTCTTTCAATAAATATTTGTGTGAATATTGCTTTAAAAGAAAAGGTTCCTGTTGCCATTTTCTCTCTTGAAATGTCAAAAGAGCAAATTGTTGAGAGAATTCTTGAATCTACTGCAAATGTTAACTTTCATAAATTAAAAACTAGTATGCTTTCAGATGAAGATTGGGTAAAACTTGGAAGAGCATATGGACCACTTTATGATGCACCAATATATATAGATGATTCATCTGATATTTCAATTCTTGAAATAAGAACTAAAGCAAGAAGACTCAAAAATCAACATAATCTTGGAATGGTTGTTATTGATTATCTTCAGTTGATGCATTTAAAAACAAAAGTAGAAAATAGAGTACAAGAAATTTCAGAATTAACAAGAAGTTTAAAAAAACTTGCGAGAGAACTTGAAATTCCTGTTTTAGTTATTTCACAACTATCTAGGGCGATTGAAAAAAGAGAAAATAAACGCCCATTACTCTCAGATTTAAGAGAGAGCGGCTGTCTAACTGGGGATACAATTCTTATAAGAGGAGATACAGGTGAATTAATAAAACTAAAAGATTTAGTTGATGGAAAAATTAAATTACCTATTCCTATACTTTCACTTGATGAAAAAAGTTTAAAAATAAAAAATGCAAATCTCATAAAAGCATTTTCAAGCGGAATTAAAAAAGTTTATTTATTAAGAACATTTAGTGGAAGAGAAATTAAAGCCTCAGCGAATCATCCATTTTTAACATTTGAAGGCTGGAAAAGATTAGATCAATTAAAAATAAACGAACATATTGCAGTGCCAAGAATTATAAAACTTGAGGGAAAAGAAAGGTATTCTGATGAAGAAATAATATTTTTTGCACATATGATTGGAGATGGTTGTTATGCTCCTAAACAACCAATACACTATACTAGTAGTGATGAAGAAAATTTGAAAATTGTTGAAAAGATAGCAAAAAATTTATTTAATATTAATCCAAAAATTATTAAACAGAAAAATTGGTATCATATTTATTTACCATCACCTTATAATTTAACAAAAAATAGACACCATCCTTTTGTTGACTGGCTTATTAAAAATGATTTAAAACTTGCTAAATCTTTTGAGAAAGAATTACCCGATTCTTTTATGAATTTGACTGATAAAAAAATATGTACTTTTTTAAAGCATCTTTGGTCTACTGATGGAAATATTTCATATGTAAAAACTAAAACAGGTAAGGAAAGTATTTCAATTTATTACTCTTCATCAAGCAAAAAATTGATAACTCAAATTCAATATTTGTTATTAAGATTAGGTATTATTTCAACAATAAGAGGCAAAAAGAAAAATAATTATAGGACAAATTGGGTATTGGAAATACAGGGAAAAGAGAATCAATTAAAATTTCTTAATTTGATTGGTTCATATGGAGCAAAAGGAAATAAAATTTTTGAATTAATAAAATTAATAAAAAAGAAAAAAGAAAATCCAAATAATGATATAATTCCAAAAACAGTATGGAATTTAATTAAATATGAAAAAGATAAAATAAATTATTCATGGAGGAATATTTCAAAATTATTAGGAGTTTCTTATTCAGGTTCAATTTTTGAAAATAATTTAAGTAGACACAGATTAAATAAATATGCAGAAATATTAAATAGTGAAAAATTAAATAATTTATCTCAATCAGATATTTATTGGGATAGAGTAAAAGAAATAATAGAACTTTATGAAGATGAAGTTTATGATGTTACAGTTGAAGAAACACATAACTTTATAGCAAATAACATTTTTGTTCATAATAGTATTGAGCAAGATGCAGATGTTGTTATGTTTTTAAATAAGGAAGATGATGATATTGGAAAAGAGCATTCAATTGTTGAATTAATTGTTGCAAAAAACAGAAATGGGCCTTTAGGTAAACTTAAATTAAAATTCTTGAAAAATTATGCAAAATTCACAGAAATTGAGTATAGAGAAGAAGAAAAAGGAGAAGAAGTACCTTTTTAA
- the rpsF gene encoding 30S ribosomal protein S6 — MKKYEMMVIFKPNLKDEDLKKEEEKIKDYILNKGGEFINILPWGRKKFAYQIEKFTEGIYTIFYFKIPQTELKEFKQTLKLNTNILRFMIVKQEEKVNV; from the coding sequence ATGAAAAAGTACGAGATGATGGTGATTTTCAAACCAAATCTTAAAGATGAAGACCTTAAAAAGGAGGAGGAAAAAATTAAAGATTATATTTTGAATAAAGGGGGAGAGTTTATTAATATACTCCCTTGGGGAAGAAAAAAATTTGCATATCAGATTGAAAAATTTACAGAGGGTATTTACACAATTTTTTATTTTAAAATACCTCAAACTGAATTAAAAGAATTTAAACAAACTTTAAAACTCAACACAAACATTCTTAGATTTATGATTGTAAAACAAGAGGAGAAAGTAAATGTATAA
- the era gene encoding GTPase Era gives MKSGIVVLSGKPNTGKSTLLNLILGTKIAPISPKPQTTRKRLKGIYTEERGQIVFIDSPGIHNPIHELGRYMLNEALKNLNDGDIILWIVDGSKEVDEEDLLVYERIKDYNKPKFLVVNKLDLFREKLEKTMERFLKFDKMDKTIPISSLTGENVNILLDEIFNYLPEGEYLYDPEILTDSMEIDIVKEIIQEKLMLNLEEEVPHSSTVVVEEFKERENGKVYIRATIYVEKESQRKIVIGFKGNLIKKIGTEARMDIEKFLERPVYLELWVKIYKNWRKNKEALSFLGYK, from the coding sequence ATGAAAAGTGGAATTGTTGTTCTATCAGGCAAACCAAACACTGGAAAATCAACTCTTTTAAATCTTATTTTAGGAACAAAAATTGCCCCAATATCACCAAAACCTCAAACAACGAGAAAAAGATTAAAAGGAATTTATACAGAAGAAAGGGGACAAATTGTTTTTATAGATTCTCCTGGAATTCATAATCCAATTCATGAGCTTGGAAGATATATGTTAAATGAAGCATTAAAAAATTTAAATGATGGAGATATAATCTTGTGGATTGTTGATGGTTCAAAAGAGGTTGATGAAGAAGATCTTTTGGTCTATGAGAGAATAAAAGATTATAATAAACCAAAATTTTTAGTTGTTAATAAACTTGATTTATTTAGAGAAAAATTAGAAAAAACGATGGAAAGGTTTTTAAAATTTGATAAAATGGATAAAACAATTCCAATATCATCTTTAACAGGTGAAAATGTAAATATACTTTTAGATGAAATATTTAATTATCTTCCTGAAGGAGAATATCTTTATGATCCAGAAATTTTAACTGATTCAATGGAAATTGATATTGTAAAAGAAATAATTCAAGAAAAACTCATGTTAAACTTAGAAGAAGAGGTACCACATTCATCAACTGTTGTTGTTGAAGAATTTAAAGAAAGAGAAAATGGAAAAGTTTATATTAGGGCTACAATTTATGTTGAAAAAGAGAGTCAAAGAAAAATTGTTATAGGTTTTAAAGGAAATTTAATTAAAAAAATTGGAACTGAGGCAAGAATGGATATTGAAAAATTTTTAGAAAGACCAGTTTATCTTGAACTTTGGGTAAAAATTTATAAAAATTGGAGAAAAAATAAGGAGGCTTTGAGTTTCCTTGGGTATAAATAG
- the ssb gene encoding single-stranded DNA-binding protein: MYNRIILVGRLTKDPETKYTPSGTMVSTFRLASGRKYMDKNGEMQEETLFINVICWGSKGNLAKNVSEYLRKGSLVLVEGRLRIRDYETADGLRKQAIEVIADNIKFLSKRPEAEEVSEESEVEVDEEIPID; encoded by the coding sequence ATGTATAATAGAATTATTCTTGTAGGTAGATTAACAAAAGATCCTGAAACAAAATATACTCCTTCAGGAACAATGGTTTCCACATTTAGATTAGCATCAGGAAGAAAATATATGGATAAAAATGGTGAAATGCAAGAAGAGACACTTTTTATTAATGTTATATGTTGGGGATCTAAAGGAAATTTAGCAAAAAATGTAAGTGAGTATTTAAGAAAAGGGTCTTTAGTTCTTGTTGAAGGGAGACTGAGAATAAGAGATTATGAAACAGCAGATGGATTAAGAAAACAAGCAATTGAAGTTATTGCTGATAATATTAAATTTTTATCAAAAAGACCTGAAGCAGAGGAAGTGAGCGAAGAGAGTGAAGTTGAAGTTGATGAAGAGATACCAATAGATTAA
- a CDS encoding radical SAM protein, whose product MNAMLSTIRVSLGSTSVLEFKKLKYDFEIKTIYLLLSGKCTKDCKYCTQAKSSKSDEKYLSRVVWPEYDLDETLEKILEKKEEIGRVCIQTVNNKYTKETIFKILNKLGKEIKVSISINTSNLKLVEELFNLNADKVGLPIDVANSYLYKNLRGGDFYKKVNFILNANKIFKNKISTHIIVGLGESDKDILNLYKIFIDNGIIVALFSFTPIEGTLCERISPPSLLRYRKIQIATKLIEKGFSISQFEFDEENYLKRIPEISIDLLKDLNPFITRGCPFCTRPYYNERPKGDLYNYPYPLTDKDFKKEFEFLKTNKVL is encoded by the coding sequence ATGAATGCGATGCTCTCTACTATTAGAGTATCTCTTGGTAGCACCTCTGTTTTAGAATTTAAGAAACTTAAATATGATTTTGAAATTAAGACAATATATCTTCTCCTTTCAGGAAAATGCACAAAAGATTGTAAATATTGCACGCAAGCAAAAAGTTCAAAATCAGATGAAAAATATTTATCAAGAGTTGTTTGGCCTGAATATGATTTAGATGAAACTCTTGAAAAAATTTTAGAAAAAAAAGAAGAAATTGGAAGGGTTTGTATTCAAACAGTTAATAATAAATATACAAAAGAGACTATTTTTAAAATATTAAATAAATTAGGCAAAGAGATAAAAGTTTCAATCTCCATTAACACATCAAATTTGAAATTAGTTGAAGAGCTTTTTAATCTTAATGCTGATAAAGTTGGACTTCCAATTGATGTTGCAAATTCATACCTTTATAAAAATTTAAGAGGAGGGGACTTTTATAAAAAGGTTAATTTTATTTTAAATGCAAATAAAATTTTTAAAAACAAAATTTCAACTCACATTATTGTTGGTTTAGGAGAATCTGATAAGGATATATTAAATCTATATAAAATTTTTATCGATAATGGAATAATAGTTGCACTTTTCTCATTTACTCCAATTGAAGGAACACTTTGTGAAAGAATATCTCCCCCCTCTTTATTAAGATATAGAAAGATTCAAATTGCAACCAAATTAATAGAAAAAGGATTTTCTATTTCTCAATTTGAATTTGATGAAGAGAATTATTTAAAAAGAATTCCTGAAATTTCCATTGATTTATTAAAAGATTTAAATCCATTTATAACTAGAGGTTGTCCTTTTTGTACAAGACCATATTATAATGAAAGACCAAAAGGAGATCTATATAATTATCCATATCCTTTAACTGATAAAGATTTTAAAAAAGAATTTGAATTTTTAAAAACTAATAAAGTTTTATGA
- a CDS encoding RNA polymerase sigma factor, which yields MEIPDKEIIERVKRGEKEMFGVLIDRYSDRIYSYFLKLIQDKDEAMSLTQETFYKVFKGIKNFDTNKDFFPYLIKIARNEGINFLNKYKKIEKVDYNDTLDYEKKESFDLKIILDEGIKKLPKEDREIILLFYMENLSYEEISNILNISIDNVKVKLHRAKEKLRKFLEVKDEF from the coding sequence GTGGAAATTCCTGATAAAGAAATTATTGAAAGAGTTAAGAGAGGTGAAAAGGAGATGTTTGGTGTTTTAATTGATAGATACTCAGACAGAATTTATTCATATTTTTTAAAACTAATTCAAGATAAAGATGAAGCTATGAGTTTAACTCAAGAGACATTTTATAAAGTTTTTAAAGGAATCAAAAATTTTGATACAAATAAAGATTTTTTTCCATATTTGATTAAAATTGCAAGAAATGAAGGAATAAATTTTTTAAATAAATATAAAAAAATTGAGAAAGTTGATTATAACGATACTTTGGATTATGAAAAAAAAGAAAGTTTTGATTTGAAAATTATTTTGGATGAAGGGATCAAAAAATTACCAAAAGAAGATAGAGAAATAATTCTTCTATTTTATATGGAAAATTTAAGTTATGAAGAGATTTCTAATATTTTAAATATATCAATTGATAATGTTAAAGTGAAACTTCATAGAGCAAAGGAGAAACTGAGAAAATTTTTAGAGGTGAAAGATGAGTTTTAA
- the rplI gene encoding 50S ribosomal protein L9 — MKKVKVLLLKDIQNLGKKGDILDVSFGFYTNYLEKFGLAKKLSEGEEKDYINKMKIKENKESREEERAKIIKEKIEKDVFNIKRKTGIKGKLYGSITSDEISELIKKKIGVSIDRKKIEIEEPIKNVGYYEIKVKLYKNIIANLKLFVQEE, encoded by the coding sequence ATGAAAAAGGTTAAAGTTTTACTCTTAAAAGATATTCAAAATCTTGGAAAAAAAGGAGACATCTTAGATGTCTCCTTTGGTTTTTATACAAATTATCTTGAGAAATTTGGTCTTGCTAAAAAATTAAGTGAAGGAGAAGAAAAAGATTATATTAATAAAATGAAAATAAAAGAAAACAAAGAATCAAGAGAGGAAGAGAGAGCAAAAATTATAAAAGAGAAAATAGAAAAAGATGTTTTTAACATAAAAAGAAAAACAGGTATCAAAGGAAAATTATATGGCTCAATAACAAGTGATGAAATTTCAGAATTAATTAAGAAAAAAATAGGCGTTTCTATAGATAGGAAAAAAATTGAAATTGAAGAACCAATAAAAAATGTAGGATATTATGAAATAAAAGTAAAATTATATAAAAATATTATTGCAAATTTAAAACTTTTTGTACAAGAAGAATGA
- a CDS encoding polymer-forming cytoskeletal protein, translating into MNNKIFIIFILIFLLLPGTLLAQGIIKGKGDIIVKQNEEIRGDIRLGEGNVTVYGRVLGNIIVLKGNINLKNSSFVRGDIITYNGKINIDDGAIILGRKIEFIREGESEINIPQIFLSGQGFLLKIVIALFIFLISFIFNAFLKNFVSKTFAFLKNNFLIVLFTGILLFTIFIYNIPKEALFPFGKILYLLYLFSIIVFIAIGIPSIVNFLGESFLKIFKTEIEDNLIKDLVLSLIGTAIILVFIIIPIIGNILLGIICSISFGLTFFYSLYKIFKSQ; encoded by the coding sequence GTGAATAATAAGATTTTTATAATTTTTATTCTTATCTTTTTGCTTCTACCAGGAACATTACTTGCTCAAGGAATTATTAAAGGAAAAGGAGATATTATAGTAAAACAAAATGAAGAGATAAGAGGAGATATAAGATTGGGCGAAGGAAATGTCACTGTTTATGGAAGAGTTTTAGGAAACATTATTGTTCTTAAAGGAAATATAAATTTAAAAAACTCTTCTTTTGTGAGAGGAGATATAATAACATATAATGGAAAAATTAATATAGATGATGGAGCAATAATTCTTGGAAGGAAAATTGAGTTTATAAGAGAAGGTGAAAGCGAAATAAATATACCTCAAATTTTTCTTTCAGGACAAGGTTTTTTATTGAAAATTGTAATAGCACTATTTATATTTTTAATTTCATTTATATTTAATGCATTTCTTAAAAATTTTGTATCTAAAACTTTTGCTTTTCTTAAAAATAATTTTCTTATAGTTCTTTTTACAGGAATTCTTTTATTTACCATATTTATTTATAACATTCCAAAAGAAGCACTTTTTCCTTTTGGGAAAATATTGTATTTATTGTATTTATTTTCAATAATAGTTTTTATTGCAATTGGAATTCCCTCAATTGTTAATTTTTTAGGTGAAAGTTTTTTGAAAATATTTAAAACTGAAATTGAAGACAATCTAATTAAAGATTTAGTTTTAAGTTTAATTGGAACCGCAATTATTTTAGTTTTTATTATTATTCCTATAATAGGTAATATTTTATTAGGTATAATTTGTTCTATATCATTTGGATTAACTTTCTTTTATTCTTTATATAAAATTTTTAAATCTCAATAA
- a CDS encoding lipoate--protein ligase family protein: MSFKLIILKYKKLNPYLNMAIDEANLLYGNKDEIILRFFGWEPYSVSIGTFQKIEEINIDFLKENKIPLVRRPTGGKGVYHENELTYSIVIPKNHPLYELSIIESYKEISKVFIFSLIEFGIKGELTKKSGEIDGFCFSSLNYYEVSVNGKKIIGSAQRRKKEGLLQQGSIPIEIDYEKVKNIFYLEDTSKFTSLKELNKSIEIDILEEVLIKNFINFFSLPYEIIEQNNDKISIGFDLFKNKYSLESWNYRGVY; encoded by the coding sequence ATGAGTTTTAAATTAATAATTTTAAAGTATAAAAAACTTAATCCATACTTAAATATGGCAATAGATGAAGCAAATCTCCTTTATGGAAATAAAGATGAGATTATTTTAAGATTTTTTGGATGGGAGCCATACTCTGTTTCAATAGGAACTTTTCAAAAAATTGAAGAAATTAATATAGATTTTTTGAAAGAAAATAAAATTCCATTAGTTCGAAGACCTACAGGTGGAAAAGGAGTATATCATGAGAATGAACTTACATATTCAATTGTTATTCCAAAAAACCACCCTTTATATGAGCTAAGCATAATTGAATCTTATAAAGAAATTTCTAAAGTTTTTATCTTTTCTTTAATCGAGTTTGGAATAAAAGGAGAATTGACTAAAAAAAGTGGTGAAATAGATGGGTTTTGTTTTTCTTCTTTAAACTATTATGAAGTTTCAGTTAATGGTAAAAAAATAATTGGATCAGCTCAAAGAAGAAAAAAAGAGGGTCTTCTTCAACAAGGTTCAATTCCTATTGAAATTGATTATGAAAAAGTAAAAAATATTTTTTATTTAGAAGATACAAGTAAATTCACTTCGTTAAAAGAATTAAATAAATCAATCGAAATTGATATATTAGAAGAAGTTTTAATTAAAAATTTTATTAATTTTTTCTCTCTACCTTATGAAATAATAGAACAAAATAATGATAAAATTTCTATAGGTTTTGATTTATTTAAAAATAAATACTCATTAGAATCTTGGAACTATAGAGGAGTTTATTAA
- a CDS encoding radical SAM protein, with translation MVEEKIKFFYPIKTLPVSLTGDICSLNCLHCNSFYLKGMKTKDESLSYLQSEEFSSFLISGGFDEKGKLDIFSNLDYIKKVKTSGKKIVLHPGFITKEEIDALKGYIDVISFDFIYDDETIKEIYHLEYKKEDFKTQYLLLRRNIKTIPHIIVGLYKGIIKGEYEAIDVLAELKPSLIIFLVIVPTKETPFEKINIPDIGEIKELFMKAKRKLRLTKFHLGCMVPKGEIKDEIELAAFESGFIGFVNPQNKLKNLVKDPEVYYECDALYY, from the coding sequence GTGGTAGAAGAAAAAATTAAATTTTTTTATCCAATAAAAACACTTCCTGTATCTTTAACTGGAGACATTTGTTCTTTAAATTGTCTTCATTGTAATTCTTTTTATCTAAAAGGAATGAAAACAAAAGATGAATCACTGAGTTATCTTCAAAGTGAAGAATTTTCATCATTTTTGATATCTGGTGGATTTGATGAAAAAGGAAAACTAGATATTTTTTCAAATTTGGATTATATAAAAAAAGTTAAGACAAGTGGCAAGAAGATAGTACTTCACCCAGGTTTTATAACAAAGGAAGAGATTGATGCTTTAAAAGGTTATATTGATGTTATATCTTTTGATTTTATATATGACGATGAGACAATAAAAGAGATTTACCATCTTGAATATAAAAAAGAGGATTTTAAAACTCAATATCTATTATTGAGAAGAAATATTAAAACTATTCCACACATTATTGTTGGACTTTATAAAGGAATAATAAAAGGTGAGTATGAAGCAATTGATGTTCTTGCAGAGTTAAAACCAAGTTTAATAATATTTCTTGTAATAGTTCCAACAAAAGAAACACCTTTTGAAAAAATAAATATTCCAGATATAGGCGAAATAAAAGAATTATTTATGAAAGCAAAAAGAAAGTTAAGATTAACTAAATTTCATCTTGGTTGTATGGTTCCAAAAGGTGAGATAAAAGATGAAATTGAGTTAGCAGCATTTGAAAGTGGGTTTATAGGTTTTGTAAATCCTCAAAATAAATTAAAAAACTTGGTTAAAGACCCTGAAGTTTATTATGAATGCGATGCTCTCTACTATTAG